A genomic window from Fusobacterium sp. SYSU M8D902 includes:
- a CDS encoding relaxase/mobilization nuclease domain-containing protein, translating into CSNDYKEAFKDFQDIKEFYNKLEDRQYKHFTHSFKPGEIDKERALEMTVKLCEEIFPENQVFIAQHTDRKHIHNHIVVNSVNFENGEKFYYEEKEFDRWRDRADELAQEYGLEIVQPKEKELKVGEIVSKSRDTREVIERAINGETQSDIVTVSLAVIQAGQEAESKEDFTRLLKEKGVDIDWGETTKEDGSIKYKKYITLTVDENHRVSKKPKFRLDSLENHIHHPAFNTEKLREHFKELEKKKELEFQKKKEKENLWEKRLKTKSRDRGGMEL; encoded by the coding sequence TGTTCAAATGATTATAAAGAAGCCTTTAAAGACTTCCAAGATATTAAGGAATTTTATAATAAATTAGAGGACAGACAATATAAGCATTTTACCCATAGTTTTAAGCCGGGGGAAATTGATAAAGAAAGAGCCTTAGAAATGACAGTAAAATTATGTGAAGAAATTTTCCCTGAAAATCAAGTTTTTATAGCTCAACATACAGACAGAAAACATATCCATAATCATATCGTAGTAAATTCAGTAAATTTTGAGAATGGAGAGAAGTTTTATTATGAGGAAAAAGAGTTTGATAGATGGAGAGATAGAGCAGATGAATTAGCCCAAGAATATGGACTAGAAATTGTACAGCCAAAAGAAAAGGAATTAAAGGTCGGAGAAATAGTATCAAAATCAAGAGATACAAGGGAAGTTATAGAAAGAGCTATAAATGGAGAAACACAGAGTGATATAGTAACAGTATCTTTAGCAGTAATTCAGGCAGGACAAGAAGCAGAAAGTAAGGAAGATTTTACTAGACTTTTAAAGGAAAAAGGAGTTGATATTGATTGGGGAGAAACTACCAAAGAAGATGGCTCTATAAAATATAAAAAATATATAACTTTAACTGTTGATGAAAACCATAGAGTAAGCAAGAAGCCAAAATTTAGATTGGACAGCTTAGAAAATCATATACACCACCCTGCATTTAATACAGAAAAATTGAGGGAACATTTTAAGGAACTAGAAAAGAAAAAAGAGTTAGAGTTCCAAAAGAAAAAAGAAAAAGAAAATTTATGGGAAAAAAGATTAAAAACTAAAAGCCGTGATAGAGGTGGAATGGAACTATAA
- a CDS encoding Mbeg1-like protein → MIKDVEYAFFAQLSYLNWNNLDLDIIKKYKEYKDKEFVNFLKLKELVWNKIKRDDIEPEVINDILMYDERDKRLLGVFGIEKDKDTKVELKPYYDFNGWQFIYSADKTKLFADYGYGKNVSDNGFYACAFQKENNVVIAYRGTDFSFKPEDIKGTIKDMIQDIELGFMKENGSQLICAYMFLEYIKKMCKKEEEKEEKINIHITGHSLGGCLAQYVYVVTGKIYPTVTFNALGLGKSKDKIKEDYLFGDDIQDCIAENSAINKNLIKLLAVCLCMKNPHLLLGASLLVVANNYLQSCEAEEIEENFINENNEVALNGSDEEVIKEIQEILEDDDLIASAQVYWLLKGTQGMQRVNKAENIKAESEIINYYNHLDWTSLIAPRYGKCIDVLTGSIILNDIVPDTKEFLLNQDFNITYHGVNDFLLYMDETGKIRAGVFNITFTKNAMKTMFLKISKDDEARQEKWKKLYFLEVGTKDKTKQQNPFRYFHQICTKTPQFGQKVSEVELSKIKYKIPANVSLSRVLSEYVDYRLIPDEEKEKANGEIGRFIIGQLCNVKELAGIKGGKTAIVDKLGEDSGTTLEKALEEKDNTNTTNNRLNKGYKNLKYAVNYHGYEKC, encoded by the coding sequence ATGATTAAAGATGTAGAATATGCTTTTTTTGCTCAATTATCATACTTAAATTGGAATAATTTAGACTTAGATATAATAAAAAAATATAAAGAATATAAAGATAAAGAATTTGTAAACTTTTTAAAATTAAAAGAGCTTGTATGGAATAAAATAAAGCGAGATGATATAGAACCTGAAGTAATTAATGATATTTTAATGTATGATGAAAGAGATAAACGCCTTTTGGGAGTTTTTGGAATAGAAAAAGATAAAGATACAAAAGTAGAGTTAAAACCATATTATGATTTTAACGGTTGGCAGTTTATTTACAGTGCAGATAAAACAAAGTTATTTGCTGATTATGGATATGGTAAAAATGTTTCTGATAATGGTTTTTATGCCTGTGCCTTTCAAAAAGAAAATAATGTTGTAATAGCTTACAGAGGAACAGACTTCAGCTTTAAACCTGAAGATATTAAGGGAACAATTAAAGATATGATACAAGATATTGAGTTGGGATTTATGAAAGAAAATGGATCACAACTAATCTGTGCCTATATGTTTTTAGAATATATAAAGAAAATGTGTAAAAAAGAGGAAGAAAAAGAAGAAAAAATAAATATTCATATAACAGGGCATAGTTTAGGAGGGTGTTTGGCTCAATATGTCTATGTTGTCACAGGAAAGATATACCCTACAGTAACTTTTAATGCTTTAGGGCTTGGAAAAAGTAAAGATAAGATTAAAGAAGATTATTTATTTGGAGATGATATACAGGATTGTATAGCTGAAAACTCGGCTATAAATAAGAATTTAATAAAATTATTAGCTGTATGTCTTTGTATGAAAAATCCACATTTACTGCTTGGAGCTTCTTTATTAGTTGTTGCTAATAATTATTTACAGTCTTGTGAAGCAGAAGAAATTGAAGAAAATTTTATAAATGAGAATAATGAAGTTGCATTAAATGGCAGTGATGAAGAAGTTATAAAAGAAATTCAAGAGATATTAGAAGATGATGACCTAATAGCTTCAGCTCAAGTATATTGGTTATTAAAAGGAACTCAAGGAATGCAAAGAGTAAATAAAGCTGAAAATATAAAAGCTGAATCAGAAATAATAAATTATTATAATCATTTAGACTGGACTTCCTTAATAGCTCCAAGATATGGAAAATGTATAGATGTTTTAACAGGAAGTATTATTTTAAATGATATAGTTCCTGACACAAAAGAATTTTTATTAAATCAAGATTTTAATATTACTTATCACGGAGTAAATGATTTTTTACTTTATATGGATGAAACTGGAAAAATAAGAGCTGGAGTATTTAATATAACTTTTACTAAAAATGCGATGAAAACAATGTTTTTAAAAATCTCTAAAGATGATGAGGCTAGACAAGAGAAATGGAAAAAACTTTATTTTTTAGAAGTCGGCACAAAAGATAAAACAAAGCAACAAAACCCTTTTAGATACTTTCATCAGATTTGTACTAAAACGCCACAATTTGGACAAAAGGTATCAGAAGTAGAATTATCAAAAATTAAATATAAAATTCCTGCTAATGTAAGTTTATCTCGTGTTTTGTCAGAATATGTAGATTACAGATTAATTCCTGATGAGGAAAAGGAAAAAGCAAACGGAGAAATTGGACGATTTATAATAGGACAGTTATGCAATGTAAAAGAACTTGCAGGAATAAAAGGTGGAAAAACAGCAATAGTGGATAAATTAGGAGAAGATTCTGGAACAACGTTAGAAAAAGCATTGGAAGAAAAAGATAATACAAATACTACAAATAATAGACTTAATAAAGGATATAAAAATCTTAAATATGCCGTTAATTATCATGGATATGAGAAATGTTAA